GCTCGGCGTGATGCGGCACTCCTGTGCTCATATTATGGCGCGGGCTGTCATGCGTCTCTGGCCGGGCATCCAACTCGCTTTCGGTCCGACTCTGCCTCATGGTTTCTACTATGATTTTGGTCTGGAACATACCATCAGCGAAGATGACTTCCCCAAAATCGAAGAAGAGATGAAGAAGATCATCAAAGAGGAAGAGCCTTTTGAACGGTTCTCACTCGACCGGGATGAAGCCGTCTCATTCGTCAATGAAATGGATCAGCATTCCAAAGCCGAACACATTCAGACCGGCCTTGCCGATCACGGACAACTCAGCTTCTATCGCCAGGGAGAATTTGTCGATCTCTGTCGCGGCCCTCATATTCCCAACGCCGGTAAAGTCAAAGCCTTCAAGCTGCTTTCTATTGCCGGTTCATACTGGAAAGGGGATGCCGGTAATAAACCGCTGCAGCGTCTGTATGGTACTGCCTGGTTCAGTAAGAAGGATATGAAACAGTATCTGGAACAAGTCGAAGAAGCCAAACGCCGCGACCATCGTGTGCTGGGCAAAAAGCTGGGGCTGTTTGCGATCAATCCCGAAGTCGGGCAGGGGCTCTGTCTCTGGCTGCCAAAAGGGGCCACCATCCGTGCGGTACTGGAAGACTTCATTAAAGTTGAACTGACCCGCCTGGGTTACCAGCCCGTCTATTCGCCCCATATCGGACGGGTCGAACTCTACGAAACCAGCGGTCACTTCCCCTACTACCGGGATTCCCAGTTCGCACCCCTGTTCGGCCATGATGCCGGCCAGCTCGTCGATTTCTGGGTCCGGAAGCTGGAAGAAGACAGCCTGTCTGCAGACGACGAAGAACTCTTCTTCAAATCCTCCCGGGTCATGAACTGTGACTTTGAATTTCCTCCCGGTGCAAGTCGTGAAGAGAAGCTCAAGATCCTCAAAGCCTGGGAACACAAGCACGAACGCTATCTGCTCAAGCCGATGAACTGTCCGCACCATGCGGAGATGTATAAATCGATGCCTCGCAGTTATCGGGATCTGCCCGTGCGTCTGGCTGAGTTCGGCACCGTGTATCGTCACGAACAGACCGGCGAATTGAACGGCATGTTACGTGTACGGGGACTGACGCAGGACGACGCGCACATTTTCTGTACTCCCGAGCAGGTTGAAGAAGAATTCCGTGCGACACTGGAACTGGTCAAGTACGTGCTGGCATCGGTGGGTCTCGATAATTTCCGAGTACAGCTATCACTGCGCGAGCCCGGCAGTGATAAGTATGTCGGCAGTGAAGAGAACTGGCAGCATGCAGAAGACAGTCTGCGAAAAGTACTCGAAGCTTCGGGCATGTCCTACAGCGAATGCGAAGGCGAAGCCGCGTTTTACGGCCCGAAAGCCGACTTTATGGTCTCCGACTGTATCGGCCGCGAATGGCAGCTGGGAACCGTGCAGCTGGATTACAATCTGCCGGAACGCTTCAAGCTGGAATATACAGGCTCCGACAACCAGCCGCATCGCCCCGTGATGATCCACCGTGCTCCCTTCGGTTCGATGGAACGCTTCACCGGCATGTTGATCGAACACTTCGCGGGTGCCTTCCCATTGTGGCTCGCGCCGGAACAGATTAGGGTACTGCCCGTCAGTGATAAAACGCTGGACTACGCGAACGAAGTGGTGGCGCAACTCCGCAAGAACGGATTCCGGGTGTCCATTGATACCCGCAGTTCCAAGGTCAATGCCAAGATTCGTGATGCTCAGCTGGAACTGATTCCGTACATGTTCATCGTCGGCCCCAAAGAAGCCGAACAGACTGCGGTCGCCGTGCGTGACCGCATTGACGGTGATCTGGGACCAATGCCACTGGCTGATGCGATTGCCAAACTCAAGCAGGAAGCCGACGAACGGCTCGTGCGACAGGTGGTCGAAAGCAGCTTTGCCGGCGTTGAAGGACAGACGGAAAAAGCGAACGAGTACTAAAACAGACTCTTTACACAAACTACCGGGTGGCCTCGGATGTATTCCGGGGTCACCGGTGAGTTTCGTGTTGTCCAGGGAAAGTTGTCTTACTTACTCCGCATTCCATCTCTGATTACTTTGATCTTTGACACTGATTCCGATATAAATTAATCTCTCGGGACTGGTTCCTGCCTGCAGGTTCATTGTTCCGCGTGCACTCCGATTTCTGAATTGAATCAGAATCATTTCTTACTTTTACAGTGAGTTCAATGCCATGAGCCAGGCCGTAGGACAGCAGATTGAAGCCGACTTTTTTGCGAAATTCCCTACATCGGCAAAGATGTATCAGCAGGCGTGCACCCTGTTCCCCAGTGGTGTGACGCACGATGGTCGCTATATGAAGCCGTTTCCGATTTATGTCGACCACGCTCTGGGAGCGCATAAATACGATGTGGACGGAAATGACATCATTGACTACTGGAGCGGTCACGGCTCATTGATTCTGGGACACAGCCATCCTGCGATGGTCAAAGCAGTTCAGGAACAGGTAGCGAAAGGCACCCACTTCGGTGCCTGTCACGAACTCGAACTGGAATGGGGCGAACTGGTTCGTCAACTGGTCCCTTCCTGTGAAATGCTGCGGTTCACCAGTAGCGGCACTGAAGCGACGATGATGGCGCTCCGTGTGGCGCGGATTGCAACCGGGAAAACCAAAGTCATCAAGTTCGCCGGTCATTTTCACGGCTGGCATGATATGTTGACCCAGGCATCAGAACCTCCTCACGATGATAAAACCTACGCGATGCCCGGCGTGACCAATGGCGTCTCTGAGGAACTGATCATCCTGCGTCCTAACGACCTGGAGCTGGTGGAACGCGCGATTGCCGAACATGACCCGGCCTGTTTGATTATCGAAGCCACCGGCAGCCGCTGGGGTGTGGTTCCACTCGCAGATGGTTTTCTGCAGGGACTCAGAAAGTTGACGGCTGACAAAGGCGTGCTGATGATCATGGACGAAGTCATCAGCGGATTTCGTGTCGCTCCTGGCGGCATGCAGGAAGTGCGGGGCATCGTTCCCGATCTGACCTCACTGGCAAAAATTGTAGCCGGCGGTCTGCCCGGTGGCTGCCTGGCGGGTCGTGCCGATCTGATGCAGGCGATTGCCTTTGATAATCCGTTCGGACAGAAGATGAAACACCCGGGAACATATAACGCCAATCCTCTTTCCGCGGCCGCCGGTATCGCCGTCTTAAAACAGATCACCGACGGGGAACCCTGTCGCCTGGCAAATGAAAGTGCCGCAAAACTGCGAAAGGGTATGAATGAAGTCCTGACCCGCAAAAATGTGAACTGGGTAGTCTACGGCCAGTTCTCGATCATCAAAGTCTTCCCCGGTTACGACGGACCGCGGCCCACCGATGATTCCTTCGTGCCTTACGAAAACGACTTTGATCGACTGGATCGCAAACACGATGCACAACTGGGGCACGCTTTCCGCTGTGCGCTGCTGCTCAACGGCGTCGACTGGTTTGGCTGGGGCGCCATGACAACTGCGTCTCACTCGGATGAAGAAATCAAATTTACCGTTAACGCCTTCGAACGTGCCATTGATGCTTTGCGCAATGACGGTTATATCGAGTAGAGATCAAGTCAGGGAGTTTTGAACGCGTGGAAGAAATCTGGAAACCAACGCCAGAGCAGTTGGAACAGGCGATTCATAAACAACTTCCCGACCTCATCGAACCGGGCTTGAAAGCGTTGTTCGTTGGCACGAATCCGGGGCTGTACTCTGCTGCCGTGGGTCATCACTTTGCCCGCCCCGGCAATCGCTTCTGGCCGGCCATGCATCGCGGTAAGATTACCGAACGACTCTACTCCCCGTTCGAAGATTATAAACTGCTCGCGCGGGGAGGCGGGTTGACGAACATCGTCAGCCGTGCCTCCAAACGGGCAGATGAACTTTCGAAAAAAGAGCTCGACGCAGGGGCTGAGATTCTGACCGAAAAAGTGCTCAAGTTTCGTCCGCAGAAAGTCGTGTTCCTGGGAATCACATCCTACCGTAAAGCCTTTAGCAGAAATAAAGCTCAACTGGGACTACAGGATGAGACCATCGGTGATGTGGATATCTGGGTACTCCCCAATCCCAGTGGACTGAATGCTCACTACCAGATCCCGGAACTCGGGAAAATCTTCGCCAGGATGTGGCAGTAATAGTCACCCTGTTCTACCTATATTACGCGACAGGTATTTTTTCCCCGCGGAAGCTTTCTTTCGCTAGGAATTGATTGAATCCCGCGGAATTGTCTCGACGATGAATCTTTCAGGCATAGAGAGATGCTGCGCAAAAATCGTCCGCATTTTTTTGAGGTCTTTCGTACGACATCACTTTCGTTCAGGTTGGTTCATGTTTCGTCCTATCCGATTTCGCTGGTCTCAAATCCTGCTGCTACTGCTTTCAGTAGCGCTGCTGAGTCAGCAGGGGTGCGTGCATCGGAAGAAGTACAGCCTGTCGAGTATGTGGATGGATTACAATACGCTCAGAGCCCCCGCCATCTTCTTTGAGAAACGGGAACATTTACCATACAAAGCAAATCAGGTGGCGTTATTTCACTGGCAGTACGGCGTGACGCCTGGTCGTAATGTGAAATACGTCCGCCCCGATCTGGTAGGCGGTGACATGATTGCCGCTTCTCCCTACGATACCGTGATGAATGTGAATGCGGAAGGGGAGCCTTATCCAGCGAATATTCAACCCATCCCGGTTGGTGCCGCCAACAGCAGTATGAGCATCGATACGCCGCAGGGAACCATGTTGCCTCAGAAACCGCAGCCAACGAAAGCCCCGATCAAAAAGAACGCCCGTTTCACGATCGAGACCATTCCGCCTCCCCCTGCTCCTCCGGTTCCATAATCCACAAACCAGTTAGCGAGTGACAGGCGAGACGCGTGGCTTATAGACGGTAATCCAGATGAAGGGTTGCCCGCGTTCATCGATCACCAGTTTACGGGTGAGTCCATCACGGCCGATGGCGTTGCGGATCAGAATCCCCCAGGTGGTCCTTTTTTTGGAGACGGTGACTTTGATCTGATCCAGGTCGACATCCTTCTTTGCGATAGCATATTCATCGGCGATCATGGGGATGCCTGATGCTTTGGATGCCGCCATTAACACATCCCGCAACGGTACGCTATTGAGTTCGACCGGAATCAGTTCGAAATACCGGGGCGCTGTTTTCTGACGTGAGAGTTTCAGATCCCAGCCAATCGGCCAGGGTGAGTCCGTCGCTTCCCAGGGAGTCACCCGCAGTTCCAGCGAACCGGTGGGCATTCGCAGTGGATAGAACGCAAGGCCATACTGTTTGAGGGCTATGGCCAGTGCCGTCCCTTTGGCCAGATTCTCCAGATCGGCTTTGATGGTGAGGTCAGGAGAGGCTTCTGCCAGTCGTTTCTGTGCATCAATGTCAAAGCGTATCGGAAGTGAGTCGGGAAAATCCAGTTTGTCGATGGCCGCTTTTAATGTGAGTCCCTGCACGCTGGCAGGCGATTCCTGCAAGAGGACATCAAAGACGGTTTTGAATTGTGCATTCGATAAGCCCCAGAGTGGTTTGCTATCAGGCGAACCTTGTGCCCCAAATGTTTTGAGTTCGCCCAACCATTCTTTGAGTCGCCCCAGATCACTGCGGGCAAAGCGATGGCCGGGGAACTGGATCTCTCCGTTCCGATTGAGCGTGCCAGTCAGCCGAACTTCACGTAAGGTCCCCCGCAGATCCTGTTCGATGGCTGGTTTGTCATCAAGGACAGATCGACGCGTACGAATCGAGATTCCCAGGTCACGAAATGTCTGTCCCCACTGCTGGGCAAACAGAGCCGCGCTGTTATCTTCCATCAACAGGGTGACGGTCACCGTCGTTTTAATCGGTGCGCCCTCGAACTTCTCCTGCTTCGGAATCGTCAGTTGTGCCGACAGGTCGGAATTCCCTGACAACAGAAATGTGAGCAATATAAGCAGACTGAATGGGGGGGTTGTTTGTGTCATATTTTTGCGCTGGCTGATGAGTGGAATATTGTCTGAAGAATTGAGGATCGAGCCTCAGTAAGTGAGTATAACAGACAGAATTAACTCTGATGAGACCAATCTGGGAGATTCACCGAGTTCAAACCTTCCCTGATCAATCTGATTTCGATGGATGCTTACTGCCGACAACATTCACATAATGAGGCGTAGACCAGGCAAGATGGCCATGGGCGACCATCAGATTCCCGGGGAGCGCGGGAGCATCTTTATCCTGAACGATCCGCCAGTAGAACCAGTGACGGCCAGGGGGAAGATTTTCAATCTGATGCGTGGTCTTGAAATCTTTTGTGTCTTTGCCCTCGAATGTTTTTATTGCTCTACCATTATGAATGAGAACGGCTCTGACAATCGGACGTGTGCCTGTCGCCTGCAGCGTCAGTTCCACGTCGCCTGTTTCTGTCGTGCTCGCTTCCCCCATGAGTGTACCATTGGCCCGGGAATCGACGAAAAAGCGGGAACCATTCGTGGCGAAACAGCGGCGTTTTCTCAATGCTGCGAAGATGGATTCCGCAGTCAGTTCTTCCGCATAGATTCCCGTCAATGCACCACTCAGTCCCGGTGCGCGACGATGCGAATCACCACAGGCGACAAATGCCAGTTGTCCGCCTTGATTGAGGACCCCATGAAACAGCTGGGGAACCTGTTGCATATAGTTTCCCCAGCCGGAAGTCAGTTCCATCCCGACTTCCACCGGATGCCCCGAGGGTTTGAAAGCCGGATGTTGTGTCAGTGTGATCCCCCCCGCTTTTTCGACTTCGTAATTCAGGCGGTTAATATCGTTTTCCACTTCCATGAAACGAATGACCGGTCCGCCGGCAGGAGGATAGATCACACTCCGGTGATTAGGGTAAGATCGATTTTTGTAAGGATGTGTCCAGTTGCCGGGGTCGGATAATTGCGCAGTCTTGACCCCGGGAATGCGGGACGTCCACTCATAACCGGGGAGTGAGAGAAACTGTTTGGGCCTGGTAAATGCATTCGCGAAAAAGTTACCCAGTTCGTATTCGTACTGGGTTAACGGGACGATGTAAAAATCGTTGTTCGTGAAGACAACCACGTCCAGGGCACCCCGGTCGCGGGCATAATAGTTCAATTCATCGGGTTCGCCTTCCGCATCGGACGAGAGATTATTATGACAATGCATGTCCGCCCAATACAGCTGATATGTCTTTTCGCCCACCTGGATCTGCTGGCGTTCGGTGAGTTCTTGCTGAAGAGGAAGTTCGGTCGGTCGCCAACCCTGCCATTCCGCCTGCTGAAAAGGCGTATGTTGATTCACATCACAGAGCAGACGATGATACAGGCGTCGTCCTCCCGGATAGACGTTGGAAGCCAGCGCGATGAATTTGCCACCTGAGACCTGGGCAGGATGAGCTAGATGATAGTCAACCTTTCCCTGGGCGAGCACAACGGCTGGCTGGAGTTGATCCTGCAGGATTTGACAGCCGACCAGATCTCCGCGCGGTTGGGCTGTTGAACCACGATGGTCCGATTTCCGTTCCCAGAGCAGCCAGATTCCTTTCTCATCGGCCAGCAGCATTGACGTCGTGCGTCGCCCCAGGTAACCACTGGTGGCGACCGGCTGCGGTTCGATTTGAGCTACCAGGCCTTGTGTCAACTCAGCGGCAACCGGGTTCCCTGCTGCGTCAGTGATCTGTCGCCAGCCGTCATCAGTCCGTTTTGCAACATGCAGTGTATGCCACTGACTGACGACTCCCGGCCCGCCAACCACGTCCTGCTTCTGTAACCAGGCCGCGTAGAGCCCCTGATCGGTGTATAACAGTGTGGGTTGCAGGCAATGCATGTCAGTCGGCGAGATCGCTTCAATGAGGCTTTGTCCGGCACTCAAATTGCGGCCGACCACACGATAATGGTTCTGATCGTATTGATCCCAGACCAGCCAGAAATTCCCATCCGGTTTGAACGCAAGTGCGGGCCGAAACGCGTTCCCCTCTGTTTCCGATTCGGTCCGGGGCGGCAGCCAGCGAATTCCCTGCAGCGAGCGGGTCTGAATCCGAAACCGGGACTGCTGCAGGCCGCTCCAGGCGACCGTCATGACATGCTCGGAAACACGTATCGCTGTAGGATGAATTGCCTGGTACTGCTTACCGGAAATGGGAACGGTTTTCTGCCAGACCCCGGAGCGACAGAGACGCCCCAGAATTCTCCAGCCTTCGGGCCGTTTGGCGGACCAGATCACCCACAGATCTTTTTCATTCAAAGAGACCACAGTCGGATGCCCGTGCACACTGCCTTCCTGACTGACCGTCTGCAGTGGTCCGGGAGTGCCATTGGCGGCGATGAAACGCAGCAGAATCTGATCGCGACTCTCTTTGAAAGCCGTCCAGGCAACGCACGTCGTTCCATCGGACAAAGTGATCGCAGAAGGATGTGAATCGTAGGTGCTGCTGCCCGTATTGACAACGGCATCGGCAGACAGTTTAGAGAGATCAACAGACGACGGTTCTACCGCAGACAATTCCCGTGCAGTGCTTATCAAGCTTAAAAATACAACCATCGATAATACAGATTGAGTGTTCACAATGTGGGCTCTCTGTTGGTAACAGGTAGTTTGATATTCTGTTATTCAGGCATTAAACGCGTGGATCATGCGTTCGATGTTGCCTTTCCATTCGGGATACTCTGTGCTGTTTTCTGACCAGAGTTCATTCAATTCCGAATTCTTCGAAAGTACTCGATTCAATCCCAGCACACAGACTGGCTTTAAGTCGGTCACATCCAGACCGCGATGGTTCTGAACCCATTCCTGGAACTCGACAGGCGGGCTGTCTCTGACTTCAAATAAAAGTGAATACACGGTTTCCGCGGCTCCCAGGATCGAACAGCAGTCGTCGTATTCCAGGTAGTCATCGGAATCTTCAGGCGTTAAGGATTCGCGTAGAAACTGAACCGTGTTTTTGGCAGTGTACAG
The sequence above is a segment of the Gimesia algae genome. Coding sequences within it:
- the thrS gene encoding threonine--tRNA ligase, which codes for MIQIKLPDGTVKEYADDSSALDVAQSIGERLANAVVAAEVDGTVCDAFRPLKDISDSDEISLRLLTERDAEALGVMRHSCAHIMARAVMRLWPGIQLAFGPTLPHGFYYDFGLEHTISEDDFPKIEEEMKKIIKEEEPFERFSLDRDEAVSFVNEMDQHSKAEHIQTGLADHGQLSFYRQGEFVDLCRGPHIPNAGKVKAFKLLSIAGSYWKGDAGNKPLQRLYGTAWFSKKDMKQYLEQVEEAKRRDHRVLGKKLGLFAINPEVGQGLCLWLPKGATIRAVLEDFIKVELTRLGYQPVYSPHIGRVELYETSGHFPYYRDSQFAPLFGHDAGQLVDFWVRKLEEDSLSADDEELFFKSSRVMNCDFEFPPGASREEKLKILKAWEHKHERYLLKPMNCPHHAEMYKSMPRSYRDLPVRLAEFGTVYRHEQTGELNGMLRVRGLTQDDAHIFCTPEQVEEEFRATLELVKYVLASVGLDNFRVQLSLREPGSDKYVGSEENWQHAEDSLRKVLEASGMSYSECEGEAAFYGPKADFMVSDCIGREWQLGTVQLDYNLPERFKLEYTGSDNQPHRPVMIHRAPFGSMERFTGMLIEHFAGAFPLWLAPEQIRVLPVSDKTLDYANEVVAQLRKNGFRVSIDTRSSKVNAKIRDAQLELIPYMFIVGPKEAEQTAVAVRDRIDGDLGPMPLADAIAKLKQEADERLVRQVVESSFAGVEGQTEKANEY
- a CDS encoding aspartate aminotransferase family protein gives rise to the protein MSQAVGQQIEADFFAKFPTSAKMYQQACTLFPSGVTHDGRYMKPFPIYVDHALGAHKYDVDGNDIIDYWSGHGSLILGHSHPAMVKAVQEQVAKGTHFGACHELELEWGELVRQLVPSCEMLRFTSSGTEATMMALRVARIATGKTKVIKFAGHFHGWHDMLTQASEPPHDDKTYAMPGVTNGVSEELIILRPNDLELVERAIAEHDPACLIIEATGSRWGVVPLADGFLQGLRKLTADKGVLMIMDEVISGFRVAPGGMQEVRGIVPDLTSLAKIVAGGLPGGCLAGRADLMQAIAFDNPFGQKMKHPGTYNANPLSAAAGIAVLKQITDGEPCRLANESAAKLRKGMNEVLTRKNVNWVVYGQFSIIKVFPGYDGPRPTDDSFVPYENDFDRLDRKHDAQLGHAFRCALLLNGVDWFGWGAMTTASHSDEEIKFTVNAFERAIDALRNDGYIE
- the mug gene encoding G/U mismatch-specific DNA glycosylase — encoded protein: MEEIWKPTPEQLEQAIHKQLPDLIEPGLKALFVGTNPGLYSAAVGHHFARPGNRFWPAMHRGKITERLYSPFEDYKLLARGGGLTNIVSRASKRADELSKKELDAGAEILTEKVLKFRPQKVVFLGITSYRKAFSRNKAQLGLQDETIGDVDIWVLPNPSGLNAHYQIPELGKIFARMWQ
- a CDS encoding DUF3604 domain-containing protein, with amino-acid sequence MNTQSVLSMVVFLSLISTARELSAVEPSSVDLSKLSADAVVNTGSSTYDSHPSAITLSDGTTCVAWTAFKESRDQILLRFIAANGTPGPLQTVSQEGSVHGHPTVVSLNEKDLWVIWSAKRPEGWRILGRLCRSGVWQKTVPISGKQYQAIHPTAIRVSEHVMTVAWSGLQQSRFRIQTRSLQGIRWLPPRTESETEGNAFRPALAFKPDGNFWLVWDQYDQNHYRVVGRNLSAGQSLIEAISPTDMHCLQPTLLYTDQGLYAAWLQKQDVVGGPGVVSQWHTLHVAKRTDDGWRQITDAAGNPVAAELTQGLVAQIEPQPVATSGYLGRRTTSMLLADEKGIWLLWERKSDHRGSTAQPRGDLVGCQILQDQLQPAVVLAQGKVDYHLAHPAQVSGGKFIALASNVYPGGRRLYHRLLCDVNQHTPFQQAEWQGWRPTELPLQQELTERQQIQVGEKTYQLYWADMHCHNNLSSDAEGEPDELNYYARDRGALDVVVFTNNDFYIVPLTQYEYELGNFFANAFTRPKQFLSLPGYEWTSRIPGVKTAQLSDPGNWTHPYKNRSYPNHRSVIYPPAGGPVIRFMEVENDINRLNYEVEKAGGITLTQHPAFKPSGHPVEVGMELTSGWGNYMQQVPQLFHGVLNQGGQLAFVACGDSHRRAPGLSGALTGIYAEELTAESIFAALRKRRCFATNGSRFFVDSRANGTLMGEASTTETGDVELTLQATGTRPIVRAVLIHNGRAIKTFEGKDTKDFKTTHQIENLPPGRHWFYWRIVQDKDAPALPGNLMVAHGHLAWSTPHYVNVVGSKHPSKSD
- a CDS encoding DUF4259 domain-containing protein, translated to MGAWGYNTFEDDSTCDWAYDLYTAKNTVQFLRESLTPEDSDDYLEYDDCCSILGAAETVYSLLFEVRDSPPVEFQEWVQNHRGLDVTDLKPVCVLGLNRVLSKNSELNELWSENSTEYPEWKGNIERMIHAFNA